Within Salvia splendens isolate huo1 chromosome 21, SspV2, whole genome shotgun sequence, the genomic segment GTAGACTAAAGACGGCGTATTTAAAGCTAACTCCCCTGCTTCTTTTGTACGGGGTACCACATTAGTATACATAGTGAGGATTCTCAGCATAACCCATAGATTATAACCCTATTAGGCGTTGACAAGATTTACAAATATGCACACTTGCATTCTCTGTTATATCCTGGATATTCTTTGATATAATCTAGCTGTGTTTGTGCAGTATCTCTTAAAAATGTTATTCAAATATTCCAGGATCTTAGAATTCTGATCCTCATATGCAGGCTTTCTTTggtgttgtgtgtattttgtttacaCTTTTCTCACTTTGCCAAAGTTTTGTACGTATTATAGGTTCAGTCGTGTGTGTTGGAAGTGAATGGCACAGATTCCCATCATCTTTTTTTGTCCCTGATTACATCAGAGAAGTAAGATGGATAGACGATGGATTCCGAGGTCTTCTCCCTCTTCCGTTCAACGTTACCTTGGGTGGCACATCTGCTGCTCCACCCTATTTTAACAACAAGAACCAGGCAACAGATCAACAATATGTAACTCATTCTTCCTGTTTACTAAAAAATtgagaatatatattttttcctaGGATCAATGACTtaacttttctccatttctTTCTTCTAATAACAATGCAGCTCCAAGATATTGCCAAATGCACTTTCTTTGTAGAGCTGCATCTCGAAAGACCTTACATTCCTCGTGGGAGTGACTTGAATACATGGGAGGTCTGAACTCTCGCTCTCTCTTacacacacacatgcacaaaAACATCATCAGTTATCTCATTGATTGTTTTATTCACAGGTAATGGCAGCAATGCATTACATGGATCGCGAAATGTCACCTCCCAAGTACCGTTCATTCTTTATTCCATATCTCTGGCAGCAGAATAACGTGTTCGGTTTGTACAAACTACTTAAGAGAATATCAAAATCATAGCCACATAAGCGAATTCTCCAAGTCATTGTAACACTATAGTGATGAGCAGATCAGCTAGTGATCCAAGCTAATTTCCTTTTGACAGCTTATAACTGCTGTCGTCGGTCTGTCAATCATCATCTATTTCCCTCTAGAATGCTGGCAATGGATTCCATCGGTTTTGTAAACTGTAGATTTGGTGTTGGTCTTGTAGCTTTGGTTCATAAGGATGGTTCCATGGTTTTACTCCTGCACTAGTTGTGGTTATGGAGCTTTCTTTTTATACAGGAAATACCTTGATTACACACATCAAGCATCTGTTATTTTTTAAGAATGCTTGCCTACGTTGTAGGAGATGATCATATGGTATAAGAATACATTACTTTGATAATaggttggtatttaatctataTGCATacaataattttgaaattttcccTTCATTGATTCAAAGATAGTTCAATTTTATAGCTATCTATCCTGGTTATTTAGCatttaatttgaaataaattagGAACTGTTTCATCCaataaaaagtgaaaaagtCTAGTATCTAATTCCAACACCATAAAATGTAGTGGTGTCCGCTGTTTTATTTAACTGCATGATTTATCCTCTCCATAAACAAGAGAAGTGagagttttttttgtttggtaAAATGGCAAAAACTCTAATCTTGGCAACATGTTTCCTCGGTTTTCAATTAAGAAGGCGACGTTTACTGCATCCGTTGTCGCGTCTACTTCATCACGGGCCTTTCGAAGAAACTCTCCGGTAATGCAGAGACATAGACCCATTTACAAGGCCACCAATGAATGAAACTCTCTTGTCAAATGTGAATGAAACTTCTACTAATAGacacaaatgaaaaaaagggAGCGTGTATTATAAGGGTAATTAATTCATATAAAATGTTTCGCATTTGTTTCGTATTGGGATAAAttgtttaaaatttataaaatatacaaaatttgaGAAAAATTGCCCACgtaattattagtatttaatggTGGATCTTAGTGATATAAGTTcgcaaataaatttaaattctgACCTTCCGTATGAGTTACGTAATTATCGCATATTGTACAGAATATCTCTCAttgttctttatttttatttgtgtaCCAATTCTCAACTCATGGAAATCTCATTTAGCAATATTTAGAAAAAGCAGGGGCTTTTTAGACAATATTTGTGTGTATTTATACACCGAAACCCTCCTCTTCAAACTAATCAGCTTCCACTCTATCGGTAGGGTTTAGCGACTAACGAAACCCTCGCTCTGCGAAAATGGCAACGAGATTCCTCGCTCGCTCCCTGCTCACCTCCAAGCCGCCTCTCTCATCGGCGCTCTCACACTCCTGCGCCTCCGTCTCCGCCGTTCTGCCGAATTCCTCTTCATTTCTCTTCCGTCTCCGCCCTATCGTGGCCGCGGCTTCCGCTTCCTATTTCCGCCGCCTGCTTCCGTCGATTTCCACCAGAGCGTTCTCGACTCGGCAGACTGCGTCGTCACTGAATGATCCGAACCCTAACTGGTCGAATCGCCCCCCGAAGGAGACGATTCTGCTCGACGGTTGTGATTTCGAGCACTGGCTCGTGGTTGTGGAGAAGCCGGAGGGCGATCCGACTAGAGATGAAATCATCGATAGCTACATTAAGACGCTTGCTATGGTGGTTGGCAGGTTTGACAATTTCAGACTTTTGCTAGAGATATGATGTGTATAACGTTTTACAATTTTAGACTTATTTATTATCTGTGTTTTTTTTGTGATGTTCATTGAATTGCTAGAGATATGATGTGTATATCGTTTGACAATTTTAGACTTATTTATTATCTGTGTTGTTTTTTTGGTGATGTTCATTGAATTGCTAGAGATATGATGTGTATATCTAGGGTTCGGTTTTGTATTTTAATGATGAATAGTGCCTTGCTGGTTATGTTGTAAACGGTATGATAATTGGATGTTTCTGAATATGATTAAAGTGGTATTGAATACTGGAAATGCTGAGCCGAGTGGTTATTTtgcatcatttttttaatataatttgctTTAGGGGGAAAAGACTtcttttcaattttgatttattagaGTGACTGCGCATTAGTTTTGACGTGCCCTGCTTAGAACTATGAGATAGATGAATATACTTTTGTTACATTCTATGCTATGTCTTGTTAACATTTGAAATTTCAGTGAGGAAGAAGCAAGGATGAAAATATATTCGGTCTCTACAAGGCATTACTTTGCATTTGGAGCACTTGTCTCTGAAGAACTCTCTTACAAGCTAAAAGGTAAAGGTTTTACTCATTGTTGCTTTgtttggaattaatatttatGGGATCGATTAATCTAGATTTAACAACCTATTGTCTTTAGAGCTGCCAAAGGTTCGGTGGGTGCTGCCTGATTCATACTTGGATGTTAAAAACAAGGACTATGGAGGTATAGAATTTCTTGTCATATCTGTTTCACTAAGTATTTTGTTCGCATTCATATTCTTCCATTATTAAAGTGTACTGTTTAACAGTTTCTTTCACCTTTCGTCTTTTAATGCAGGTGAACCATTTATCAATGGGCAGGCTGTTCCATATGACCCCAAGTATCATGAGGAATGGGTGAGGAACAATGCCCGGGCAAATGAGAGGAACAGGCGTAATGATAGGCCTCGCAACTTTGACAGATCTAGAAACTTCGAGCGAAGAAGAGAATTGCAAGGCCCGAACCCTGGAGGCCCAGGCGGAAACTTCAATGGTGGTCCACCACCAGCCAATCCCAGCCCCAATATGGGCGGACAGCTTAACAATGGGGGTGGTGGGCCTGTGCCTAACAACACTGGAAACTATCAGAGACCACTACCGaacaatccatcaaacttcCAGCAGGGCCCTGGCCCAAACAGTGGAGGTCCTCCTTACCAACCTGGTCCCGGACCAAATCACGGTGGTGGTTTCCCTGCAGGAGGGCCTGGACCAAGTCCTGGTGGATTTCCTTCGGGACAAAATCAGAATCCATATGCTAATGCAGGTGGTGGAAGCCCCTACCAGAACCAGAACTACCCGGGCCCAAACTCTGGCAATTTCGGCTCCAACCCAGGATATGGTCCTGGCCCAAGTCAGCACAACTTCGCTCCTAACCCGGGATCTGGTCCAGGGCAATATCAGAATGCTTATGGTCCAAATGCCGGAAACCCTTCACAAGGCCAGAACATCCCAGGAAGAGATTTCCCTCCCTCTTCAAACCACTGAGACATGTATATCGAGATGAACTGAGTGTCCTAACCTTGTGTGGTTCTCTTGTTTCTTGAGAATTCTGCTTCTGCTGCACTGGTTTATTATGCTCTTGgttttattaaaatatgtgaAAAATGCTTAGCTTTTCAAGTCATGTTTCTATGAACTATTATCCACAGAACCTTGCCCCTCTTCTctattgtttaatttattatttaaatttaggAATAATTTCTTCTTGCTCTTGCATCTTGGTTATCGATGTGAATTAGTTTGTGGTATGCATATGTTTAGATGAATTGATTGTTTTATGTTATTACGATTTCTCTAGAATAATCTCAATCTGTGTTATCCGAGGAGTTTCTTGAAACTGACTctaataaaattcaatttttataatttgaaattaacaaaatagataATGAACTGTTTTACTTTGATTAGTTAAGTTTGATCTTGTATTTTTGTTTTACACTACATATTAAATTTTTAGATTGAATTATCTTTTCCCTCAGTTTTTGCATGAATTGAAAATAGAGATCAAGACTCCACATTCCCAACTTTTTTCCAGCTCGAaattactccctctatcccaagGAAGATTACTTTTTTCTTGGATACAGGGGTTACTTTTTTCTTGGATATAGGGGTTTCTATATTAGTAATGTGTCATCTTCAATGGAACAGAGAGAGTAATATTTAGGTGGtactttaagagcatccacagagggacggatgtcccggcggacatctcgacggacttctcaaaaacaccttctgctacgtcataaggacatcccactgcacaatgacggacatcccaaGGACATCCCCAATTATAAAAAtgcacaaattcaccaaattaaacaatttacagaattaaaatttcaacacgaatacggacggagaaagtgcaatgataatttcattaaataaaaaaaataaaaaaagtacatttc encodes:
- the LOC121784873 gene encoding multiple organellar RNA editing factor 8, chloroplastic/mitochondrial-like; the protein is MATRFLARSLLTSKPPLSSALSHSCASVSAVLPNSSSFLFRLRPIVAAASASYFRRLLPSISTRAFSTRQTASSLNDPNPNWSNRPPKETILLDGCDFEHWLVVVEKPEGDPTRDEIIDSYIKTLAMVVGSEEEARMKIYSVSTRHYFAFGALVSEELSYKLKELPKVRWVLPDSYLDVKNKDYGGEPFINGQAVPYDPKYHEEWVRNNARANERNRRNDRPRNFDRSRNFERRRELQGPNPGGPGGNFNGGPPPANPSPNMGGQLNNGGGGPVPNNTGNYQRPLPNNPSNFQQGPGPNSGGPPYQPGPGPNHGGGFPAGGPGPSPGGFPSGQNQNPYANAGGGSPYQNQNYPGPNSGNFGSNPGYGPGPSQHNFAPNPGSGPGQYQNAYGPNAGNPSQGQNIPGRDFPPSSNH